A single window of Salvia splendens isolate huo1 chromosome 8, SspV2, whole genome shotgun sequence DNA harbors:
- the LOC121743557 gene encoding uncharacterized protein LOC121743557, with product MPNGVSHPLRMVASVAASLLGGVFAAGFLSSSVFERYTSFKKKKYGRPCRSCKALGYYACKTCKGCGTINWSPLYDPIFINPCVCPTCDGFKVQRCLNCLGYGSA from the exons ATGCCAAACGGCGTCTCCCACCCCCTGCGTATGGTAGCTTCAGTTGCTGCTTCGCTTCTTGGTGGAGTTTTCGCTGCTGGTTTTCTGTCCTCTTCAGTCTTCGAACGCTACACTTCATTTAAGAAG AAAAAATATGGGCGGCCGTGTCGGAGCTGTAAAGCACTTGGCTACTACGCGTGTAAGACGTGTAAAGGGTGTGGCACTATAAATTGGTCTCCACTCTATGATCCAATCTTCATAAACCCTTGTGTCTGTCCAACCTGTGATGGATTCAA GGTCCAACGCTGTCTTAACTGCTTGGGATACGGCTCTGCATAA